The proteins below are encoded in one region of Halocatena salina:
- a CDS encoding DUF7118 family protein has product MSDAVETLRDVVKEYDAVCDRVESIGVKDLKAVSTAYHDVIDLFDRYEERATDWDDFEGYVEFQEKLVDQIEGLPEGLPEREAFEAADEQLHQQTLSAAEFDRARSALRPAAEYAELLDRYRELRERYDDARHAVTQQRDATVERIERLERLRRFETVDLDASVDQIRTPIEQYNDTVDTAFETFRTEASTREVLSLVATTEQYPLVDYRQPPPALCEFVMTHEAGTEPIPTLLEYADYSRSKLSHYVDDPQALLSAVRTNRTYLSRLDGGPLEIAWPPPSAGALRYQIRERIAVAGRFAPEKTVPQLRELRSLCKNAAYERLRETAVAHERLDDDDRERIRNDSVDRDLERAREKRQQLDAVLEEQRIS; this is encoded by the coding sequence ATGTCGGATGCAGTCGAGACGCTCCGAGACGTCGTCAAGGAGTACGATGCGGTGTGCGATCGCGTCGAATCGATCGGCGTCAAGGATCTGAAGGCAGTCAGTACGGCCTATCACGACGTGATCGACCTGTTCGATCGGTATGAGGAGCGAGCGACCGACTGGGACGATTTCGAGGGCTACGTCGAGTTTCAAGAGAAACTGGTCGATCAGATCGAGGGATTACCGGAGGGGTTGCCCGAACGGGAGGCCTTCGAGGCGGCCGACGAGCAACTCCACCAGCAAACGCTCTCTGCCGCGGAGTTCGACCGCGCACGGTCGGCGCTACGACCCGCCGCCGAGTACGCCGAGCTGTTGGATCGATACCGAGAGCTACGAGAACGCTACGACGATGCACGCCACGCGGTTACCCAACAGCGCGATGCGACCGTCGAACGGATCGAGCGGCTCGAACGGCTCCGCCGGTTCGAAACGGTCGATCTCGACGCCTCGGTCGATCAGATTCGAACGCCGATCGAGCAGTACAACGACACCGTCGATACAGCGTTCGAGACGTTCCGCACTGAGGCGAGCACCCGAGAGGTACTATCGCTTGTCGCCACGACGGAGCAGTATCCGCTCGTCGACTACCGCCAGCCGCCACCGGCGCTGTGTGAGTTCGTTATGACACACGAAGCGGGCACCGAACCGATCCCGACGCTGCTTGAGTACGCGGACTACTCCCGTTCGAAGTTGAGTCATTACGTAGACGATCCACAGGCGCTTCTCAGCGCCGTACGGACGAACCGCACGTATCTGAGCCGTCTCGACGGCGGCCCGCTCGAAATCGCGTGGCCACCACCCTCTGCTGGGGCCCTTCGGTACCAGATCCGCGAACGCATCGCCGTCGCCGGTCGGTTCGCCCCCGAGAAAACGGTGCCACAACTCCGAGAACTACGGTCGCTGTGCAAAAACGCGGCGTACGAGCGGCTTCGGGAAACCGCCGTCGCCCACGAACGGCTCGACGACGACGACCGCGAGCGCATCCGAAATGACTCTGTCGATCGTGATCTCGAACGAGCGCGGGAGAAACGTCAACAGCTCGATGCAGTGCTCGAAGAGCAACGAATTTCGTGA
- the hisI gene encoding phosphoribosyl-AMP cyclohydrolase, giving the protein MTVDLTFEDGLIPAIAHDAESGRVLMFAYASPEAVERTQETGLAHYYSRSREELWQKGASSGHVQHVEEIRVDCDSDALVYEVEQEGGACHTGYESCFHRTVETVERTESTVEVSTAETGEQLFDPEEVYE; this is encoded by the coding sequence ATGACCGTCGATCTCACCTTCGAGGATGGACTGATCCCGGCGATCGCCCACGACGCCGAGTCCGGACGGGTTTTGATGTTCGCGTACGCCTCCCCGGAAGCCGTCGAGCGAACCCAAGAAACAGGGTTGGCGCACTACTATTCTCGCAGTCGGGAGGAACTCTGGCAGAAAGGAGCGAGCAGCGGCCACGTTCAACACGTCGAAGAGATCCGAGTCGACTGCGACAGTGATGCGTTGGTGTATGAGGTCGAACAGGAGGGTGGTGCGTGTCACACAGGTTATGAGAGCTGTTTCCACCGGACGGTCGAAACGGTCGAGCGGACGGAGTCGACGGTTGAGGTTTCGACCGCTGAAACGGGCGAGCAACTGTTCGATCCCGAGGAGGTGTACGAGTAA
- a CDS encoding universal stress protein yields MENVRPPGERVTTKTETLPSVDYRIAVALQTPTPVEQLLRTALDLAADNDGEVLIVSVITKPRSSPFSLFTDEFIKREFSGDRREILDRAIAMADGSGVPIRGRLLVAHDVPRAIGEAVSEFGCDAVLLGWHDRRRPEAVFGRNVDRVVTRAPCDVLVEKIGHTADSVERILLPAGKGPNTELAASVASAIAVANDAGIDVLRLIGTDPTPAERTDAHRQVTAIGELLEPVSDVSLLVKETESVAEAIIEATGDRDITVLGATDRTWTQRLVVGPTPEKVGRNARSTVIVTKRGDRLTSTLNYWLRQFGRS; encoded by the coding sequence ATGGAGAACGTGAGACCGCCCGGAGAACGAGTCACGACTAAGACTGAGACACTCCCGTCGGTCGACTACCGAATCGCCGTAGCGCTCCAAACGCCGACTCCAGTCGAGCAGTTGCTCCGTACGGCACTCGATCTCGCAGCCGACAACGATGGGGAGGTCCTCATCGTGAGCGTCATCACGAAACCCCGTAGCTCCCCGTTCTCGCTGTTCACCGACGAGTTCATCAAACGGGAGTTCAGTGGTGATCGCCGAGAGATACTCGACCGTGCGATAGCGATGGCGGATGGCTCCGGCGTTCCGATCCGTGGACGGTTGCTGGTCGCCCACGACGTTCCCCGAGCCATCGGCGAGGCCGTTTCGGAGTTCGGGTGTGACGCCGTGTTGCTTGGCTGGCACGATCGTCGTCGCCCGGAGGCGGTGTTCGGGCGAAACGTCGACCGAGTAGTGACGCGCGCACCGTGTGACGTCCTCGTCGAGAAGATCGGGCACACGGCCGATTCGGTCGAGCGCATACTGCTTCCGGCGGGGAAAGGCCCGAACACCGAGCTTGCGGCGAGCGTGGCGAGCGCGATCGCGGTGGCCAACGACGCCGGGATCGACGTGCTTCGGCTCATCGGAACCGATCCAACGCCCGCAGAGCGAACCGACGCTCACCGACAAGTGACCGCTATCGGCGAGCTGCTCGAACCGGTCTCTGACGTGTCGTTGTTGGTTAAAGAGACCGAATCGGTGGCCGAAGCCATCATCGAAGCGACCGGCGATCGGGACATAACTGTCCTCGGTGCGACCGATCGAACGTGGACCCAGCGGTTAGTCGTCGGTCCAACACCGGAAAAAGTCGGCCGGAACGCCCGAAGCACGGTCATCGTAACCAAACGCGGCGACCGACTGACCTCAACGCTCAACTACTGGCTGCGACAGTTCGGGCGAAGTTGA
- a CDS encoding GNAT family N-acetyltransferase produces MTTALDLRQYRPADDDRVRELHETALRAAGGFIEGVPELDLDAVEKTYLTDGDFLVGEIDDRIVAMGAFRPATGHITEVLDCSGTTAELKRLRVDPVHQRNGYGQAVCEEVERRAREQGFTEIVLDTTPAQTGARRFFETNGFEQVRTERRRWEGDPFELLFYRKSLVDGASFTANTRLRPDRRTNRRRR; encoded by the coding sequence ATGACTACTGCTCTCGACCTCCGTCAGTACCGCCCTGCCGACGACGACCGTGTCCGCGAACTCCACGAGACCGCGTTACGAGCGGCGGGTGGGTTCATCGAGGGAGTGCCGGAGCTGGATCTCGACGCCGTCGAAAAGACGTATCTCACGGACGGCGACTTTCTCGTCGGTGAGATCGATGATCGGATCGTAGCGATGGGCGCGTTCCGGCCAGCCACGGGCCACATCACCGAAGTCCTTGACTGCTCTGGGACGACCGCAGAACTGAAACGGCTGCGCGTCGATCCCGTTCACCAACGAAACGGGTACGGCCAAGCCGTCTGCGAGGAAGTGGAGCGCCGCGCGCGCGAGCAGGGCTTTACGGAGATAGTGCTCGATACGACACCTGCACAGACAGGCGCACGGCGGTTTTTCGAGACCAACGGCTTCGAACAGGTACGGACCGAACGCCGCCGATGGGAGGGCGACCCGTTCGAGCTGCTGTTTTACCGAAAATCGCTGGTAGACGGAGCGTCGTTCACAGCAAATACTCGTCTCCGGCCAGATCGACGAACGAATCGGCGGCGTCGATGA
- a CDS encoding LabA-like NYN domain-containing protein, translating into MPPLHSSQRVAVLADAQNLYHSAHSLFSRNVDYDAVLEQAVYERELVRAIAYVIRAHSPDEERFFEALSDIGYETKSKDLKTFADGTKKADWDVGLSLDAITLAQHVDAIVLCTGDGDFTRLCWHLRHEGVRVEVMSFRPSTSEDLIDAADSFVDLAGDEYLL; encoded by the coding sequence ATGCCACCGTTGCATTCGAGCCAGCGCGTCGCGGTGCTTGCCGACGCGCAAAATCTCTACCACAGTGCTCACAGTCTTTTCTCACGGAACGTCGATTACGACGCCGTACTCGAACAGGCAGTGTACGAGCGGGAGCTGGTTCGCGCCATCGCATACGTCATTCGGGCGCACTCTCCCGACGAGGAGCGGTTTTTCGAGGCGTTGTCTGATATTGGATACGAAACGAAAAGCAAGGATCTGAAAACGTTCGCCGACGGAACGAAGAAGGCCGACTGGGACGTCGGGCTGAGTCTCGACGCCATCACGCTCGCACAACACGTCGATGCGATCGTGCTCTGTACCGGCGATGGCGATTTTACCCGTCTCTGTTGGCACCTCCGCCACGAAGGCGTCCGGGTCGAAGTCATGAGTTTCCGTCCCTCGACCTCTGAGGATCTCATCGACGCCGCCGATTCGTTCGTCGATCTGGCCGGAGACGAGTATTTGCTGTGA
- the dapA gene encoding 4-hydroxy-tetrahydrodipicolinate synthase — MRHEPFTGVFPAMTTPFTDEYSIDHDRLAAQAERLEAAGVDGLVPVGTTGESATMTHDEHIEVIETVVEAVTDVPVIAGAGSNATHEAVDLAARAADAGADGLLLIAPYYNNPEPAGMEEHFRTIADKVDLPQIVYNVPSRTGRNVAVDTAVSLASHENVVGYKAASGDLNRVTEIIERTRNETFSVLSGDDALTTPMLAIGATGCISVAANVEPERMCAMVHAALEEEYDRARELHHELGPLFRALFLETNPIPVTAAMEIREHAPERLRSPLSPLSPENREQLASVLESLEPFEPLEAQPAREGHS, encoded by the coding sequence ATGAGACACGAACCGTTCACAGGCGTCTTTCCAGCGATGACGACGCCGTTTACGGACGAGTACAGCATCGATCACGACCGGCTCGCTGCGCAGGCAGAGCGTCTCGAAGCTGCGGGCGTCGACGGGCTGGTTCCCGTCGGCACGACGGGCGAGAGCGCGACGATGACCCACGATGAGCACATCGAAGTCATCGAGACGGTCGTCGAGGCGGTAACCGACGTGCCCGTGATCGCAGGGGCTGGGAGCAACGCGACCCACGAGGCGGTCGATCTCGCAGCTCGTGCAGCGGATGCGGGTGCCGATGGACTGTTGCTCATCGCGCCATACTACAACAACCCCGAACCGGCCGGCATGGAAGAGCATTTCCGAACGATCGCCGACAAGGTGGACCTCCCACAGATCGTGTACAACGTCCCGAGCCGCACCGGGCGGAACGTGGCCGTCGATACGGCCGTTTCGCTAGCCAGCCACGAGAACGTGGTTGGATATAAGGCCGCCAGCGGGGATCTCAACCGCGTCACGGAGATCATCGAACGCACGCGGAATGAGACGTTCTCGGTACTTTCGGGCGACGACGCACTCACGACGCCGATGCTCGCCATCGGTGCGACCGGTTGTATCAGCGTCGCAGCCAACGTCGAACCCGAACGGATGTGTGCGATGGTGCACGCCGCCCTTGAGGAGGAGTACGATCGCGCTCGGGAGCTACACCACGAACTCGGTCCGTTGTTTCGGGCGCTGTTCCTCGAAACGAATCCCATTCCGGTTACGGCCGCGATGGAGATCCGAGAACACGCCCCAGAGCGCCTGCGCTCGCCGCTGTCGCCCCTCAGTCCCGAGAACCGCGAACAGCTTGCCAGCGTCCTCGAATCGCTCGAACCGTTCGAACCGCTCGAAGCACAGCCCGCACGTGAGGGCCATTCATGA
- the dapB gene encoding 4-hydroxy-tetrahydrodipicolinate reductase, translating into MTVAVTGASGRMGRTILELASDRGVETIAVSQTFTDVDEAVSTCKPETLPSVLAERSVDALIDFTVPAASVEFLDACVETETPAVIGTTGFEASELDRIERASDVVPVLRAANFARGVQGLLALVREAAGALPGYDVELTETHHNGKRDAPSGTANTLLDAIEEETDATERVYGRDGIQPRNDGEIGVHVLRAGSIRGEHEVVFAGNDEVLTLTHRAESRRVFAAGALDAAAWLHGREPRRYTFSEVIADT; encoded by the coding sequence ATGACAGTCGCGGTGACGGGGGCGTCGGGCCGCATGGGCCGAACGATACTCGAGTTGGCGAGCGACCGCGGCGTGGAAACGATCGCAGTTTCACAGACGTTCACCGACGTCGATGAAGCGGTTAGTACGTGCAAACCGGAGACCCTGCCGTCGGTACTGGCCGAACGGTCGGTCGACGCATTGATCGATTTTACCGTCCCAGCGGCGAGCGTCGAATTCCTCGATGCGTGCGTGGAGACCGAAACGCCCGCAGTGATCGGAACGACCGGATTCGAAGCGTCGGAACTGGATCGTATCGAACGAGCGAGCGACGTGGTTCCCGTGCTGCGGGCGGCAAACTTCGCGCGCGGCGTACAGGGCTTGCTCGCGCTTGTCCGCGAGGCGGCTGGGGCCCTTCCGGGGTATGACGTGGAACTCACCGAGACCCACCACAACGGAAAGCGTGACGCACCGAGTGGAACGGCCAACACGCTGCTCGATGCGATCGAGGAGGAGACCGACGCCACCGAGCGCGTCTACGGTCGAGACGGGATCCAGCCCCGGAACGACGGCGAGATCGGTGTTCACGTCCTGCGTGCGGGATCGATCCGTGGCGAGCACGAGGTCGTCTTTGCCGGCAACGATGAAGTGCTCACACTGACCCACCGGGCCGAAAGCCGCCGCGTGTTCGCAGCGGGAGCACTCGATGCCGCAGCGTGGCTTCACGGACGAGAGCCGAGACGGTACACGTTCAGCGAGGTAATCGCAGACACATGA
- a CDS encoding 2,3,4,5-tetrahydropyridine-2,6-dicarboxylate N-succinyltransferase, translating to MSTNSLRSEITELYQRYDNGQVTASEAGTEEYATLDAFLDALETGDIRAAERQGDEWAANEWVKRGILLNFGLREIRSHTYGDVTYHDVLPLRETGDLPGRGTRNTPDGTVVRRGSYVGSDAILMSPAFVNVGAYVGDGTLVDSCDTVGSCAQIGANVKLGANTLIGGVLEPVENAPVVVEDDVSLGAGCRVTSGFVVGEGCVVGENTLLTPRIPVYDLVDEEIRYGRLPPERRAFTRFVESGVGEHDLFEGGAYKPAVVATDIETTTLEGTEREAALRE from the coding sequence ATGAGTACGAATTCGTTACGATCGGAGATCACGGAGTTGTATCAGCGCTATGACAACGGCCAAGTGACCGCTAGCGAGGCAGGCACAGAGGAATATGCAACGCTCGATGCGTTCCTCGACGCGCTCGAAACCGGCGACATCCGCGCAGCCGAACGACAGGGCGACGAGTGGGCGGCCAACGAATGGGTCAAACGCGGGATCCTGTTGAACTTCGGACTGCGAGAGATCCGAAGCCACACATACGGCGATGTCACGTACCACGACGTACTCCCGTTGCGCGAAACGGGGGATCTCCCCGGCCGAGGAACACGAAACACGCCCGACGGAACGGTGGTCCGACGTGGGTCGTACGTCGGTAGTGACGCCATCCTGATGAGTCCAGCGTTCGTCAACGTCGGCGCGTACGTCGGCGACGGCACGCTCGTCGACTCCTGTGACACCGTCGGCTCGTGTGCACAGATCGGTGCCAACGTGAAACTCGGCGCGAACACATTGATCGGGGGCGTTCTCGAACCGGTCGAAAACGCGCCAGTTGTCGTGGAAGACGACGTCTCTCTGGGTGCAGGCTGTCGAGTAACGTCCGGATTCGTCGTCGGCGAGGGCTGTGTCGTGGGGGAAAACACGCTACTCACGCCACGAATCCCGGTGTACGATCTCGTCGACGAGGAGATCCGCTACGGCCGACTGCCTCCCGAGCGACGAGCGTTCACGCGCTTTGTCGAATCGGGCGTCGGCGAGCACGATCTCTTCGAAGGCGGAGCGTACAAACCGGCGGTCGTCGCAACCGACATCGAGACGACGACGCTCGAAGGAACCGAACGGGAGGCAGCGCTCCGGGAGTAA